One Fulvia fulva chromosome 8, complete sequence DNA window includes the following coding sequences:
- a CDS encoding Lipid-translocating exporter-like protein RTA1 codes for MADDTGDWSLYPYDPNKGAPIAFAIIIAVVGIYQIYQSFFLYHWPKFGSTMAWASSVWLAGFICRSISIRSPQNVGVFIAQYVLVLIGPPLYAAAEYFILSRLLSYLPYHTPIHPGRVFSTFVLLSTIVETLTGSGAGNSAGSGRTEAQRSVGLNLLKAALILQCFIEALFFSLVVLVERRCRRAGIFPKRVRTVCCVLYVTSAMIFVRCVVRTVEGFEAGRCEAGREDPYCGPVSRNEWFLWTFEVANITLFVILLSLFHPGRFLPKDNKVFLDPHDGKTERIGPGFSKADSRAFWATVVDPFNLTGILSGKGMVLNKFWEEAQPVYTGDDATAADDQPFVVSQAAKHDQTV; via the exons ATGGCGGACGACACAGGAGACTGGTCCCTCTACCCCTACGACCCCAACAAAGGCGCTCCCATAGCCTTCGCCATCATCATAGCAGTCGTCGGCATCTACCAAATCTACCAATCCTTCTTCCTCTACCACTGGCCCAAATTCGGCAGCACTATGGCCTGGGCCTCCTCAGTCTGGCTAGCAGGTTTCATCTGCCGCAGTATCTCAATTCGCTCGCCACAAAACGTCGGAGTCTTCATCGCACAATACGTCTTAGTTCTGATAGGACCGCCTCTCTACGCCGCTGCAG AGTACTTCATCCTCTCCCGCCTCCTCTCCTACCTCCCCTACCACACCCCGATCCACCCAGGCCGCGTCTTCAGCACCTTCGTCCTCCTCTCCACCATTGTCGAAACTCTCACAGGCTCCGGTGCCGGGAATTCAGCAGGCTCCGGCCGCACCGAAGCTCAACGCTCCGTCGGCTTGAACCTCCTCAAAGCAGCTCTGATCCTCCAATGCTTCATCGAAGCCCTCTTCTTCTCCCTGGTCGTATTGGTAGAGCGCCGCTGCCGGAGGGCCGGGATCTTCCCAAAGAGAGTCAGAACGGTGTGCTGCGTGCTCTATGTAACGAGTGCGATGATCTTCGTGCGGTGTGTGGTGAGGACCGTCGAGGGGTTTGAGGCGGGGAGGTGTGAGGCGGGGAGGGAGGATCCGTATTGTGGTCCTGTGAGTAGGAATGAGTGGTTTCTTTGGACGTTTGAGGTGGCAAATATCACGCTGTTTGTTATCCTACTGAGTCTATTTCATCCTGGGCGATTCTTGCCGAAGGATAATAAGGTGTTTCTGGATCCTCATGATGGGAAGACGGAGAGGATTGGGCCGGGGTTTAGCAAGGCTGATTCAAGAGCTTTTTGGGCGACGGTG GTCGATCCGTTCAACCTTACGGGGATCTTGAGCGGGAAAGGCATGGTGCTGAACAAGTTCTGGGAGGAGGCCCAGCCGGTGTACACGGGCGACGATGCCACTGCTGCAGACGATCAGCCTTTCGTCGTTTCTCAGGCAGCAAAGCATGATCAGACAGTTTGA
- a CDS encoding putative tRNA-splicing endonuclease subunit sen54, which yields MADVDEDAIPRPGLNTVTGGEEDAAPDDEVVDYRFLSALTKDSSATVIPKRGEKDFEEHGTALQSNTLAASRQAMHNALAHERIHQPKTHTIGHYHPETNTAYAVNPKGPLYQKMGHVKAAKDDPLGSEERGQRLWLLPEEVLYLIERGTLDVRWPPVDGEDEGVPMSLQGAYAMFVGDEQVLTSERYNVYAALKRMGYTVLRAPSFEDSGPAPGSWCYPPPTDETFKQDRSFSASALWKLLYRPRTQDNTAHHATGPIIQPGLYRDYDTIYRRLSLINFHDPTSATQPAEQEPPNTDPNFRITYHVWKPGSTTFKKSNPGTPDFRIAVVNARETTAPTLEQLSALMMTAPWDPPKREGKLYAELKHGYKNVILAVVDQGITSYLRIADAAFGLDKVYERRSQASGKRGGRGGGRGGRGRGRGRGR from the coding sequence ATGGCCGACGTAGACGAAGACGCAATCCCCCGGCCTGGTCTCAATACTGTGACAGGTGGCGAAGAAGATGCCGCCCCAGATGATGAAGTCGTCGACTACCGCTTTCTCTCCGCCCTCACCAAAGACTCATCTGCCACGGTTATCCCCAAACGTGGTGAAAAGGACTTTGAAGAACATGGCACAGCTTTACAGTCAAATACTTTGGCAGCATCTCGTCAAGCCATGCACAATGCCCTCGCTCATGAAAGGATACACCAACCGAAAACTCACACAATCGGCCACTATCACCCTGAGACTAATACTGCATATGCTGTGAACCCCAAAGGGCCTCTTTACCAGAAAATGGGCCATGTCAAAGCTGCCAAGGATGATCCACtaggaagcgaggagagaggccAGAGATTGTGGCTCTTGCCGGAGGAGGTGCTGTATCTTATCGAAAGAGGCACTCTGGACGTGCGGTGGCCGCCAGTTGATGGAGAGGACGAAGGAGTGCCGATGAGTCTACAGGGCGCTTATGCGATGTTCGTGGGAGATGAACAAGTCTTGACTTCGGAGCGGTATAACGTGTACGCAGCGCTCAAGCGGATGGGCTATACGGTCTTGCGGGCTCCAAGCTTCGAAGATTCTGGCCCAGCACCAGGAAGCTGGTGCTACCCGCCGCCAACGGATGAGACGTTTAAGCAGGATCGATCATTCAGTGCCTCAGCACTATGGAAGCTGCTATATCGACCACGGACACAGGACAACACTGCACATCATGCGACTGGACCGATCATACAACCAGGCCTATACCGCGACTATGACACAATCTACCGACGACTCTCCCTGATCAACTTCCACGACCCAACGTCAGCTACACAACCAGCTGAGCAAGAGCCACCCAACACAGACCCGAACTTCCGCATAACGTACCACGTCTGGAAACCTGGATCGACCACTTTCAAGAAGTCCAACCCGGGCACACCAGACTTCAGAATAGCAGTTGTCAACGCACGTGAGACCACCGCTCCAACTCTCGAACAGCTTAGTGCTTTAATGATGACTGCGCCGTGGGATCCACCCAAGCGAGAAGGCAAGCTGTATGCTGAGCTCAAGCATGGCTACAAGAATGTCATTCTCGCGGTGGTGGACCAAGGCATCACCAGCTATTTGCGCATTGCGGACGCTGCGTTCGGTCTTGACAAGGTTTATGAGCGTCGGAGTCAAGCTAGTGGCAAGCGCGGTGGTCGAGGTGGAGGTAGAGGAGGTCGCGGTCGTGGTCGAGGTCGTGGACGTTGA
- a CDS encoding Nucleolar pre-ribosomal-associated protein 1 → MSKRERQQDEDDRPPKRPRPDHQPVQTQEVTFARQLQDFLVFRQDGIQQLRNGIASFKLFLESILYHKEEDNRGRQISILREYLEKQKPADATDLEHPFLSQLWQAWSFANQNNHDSLASSVSAALALLLKTLSGILDLREHGLLLCRTVLQNQHLRLVKRCLDAPKHKDFVISPSLRLLTEVVSFDGGVSARELYKRREQTFDTRTLRRLLSLVKLDFPEDEARRKPAVRTLALRYVLALFKYLHEGGKADVLKDKPLCGALFQHIQDDPAELVTDLLSTIEQNVLRDEAIPRSAKASLLTSRNLERITTIASQAPEEHQAADRAFDWLRSVCTTPKYGILRHSGWYPPGTTTSAVSKSSTSIDLGLDSLEFYDREEAINLRNTTLLSWTSTLHAHNNERERGLLLACFTAAPELVAPYFGEKTMQLDPKLSNTWVGYASLMFEVVALPVPEHLGAGDDWADLPPQTAIVLESLIPRPLTQKILVRCLNQNHDLVAFFATRILILALEKVQVVIKDIGRHPNGGHQNIWNEALERLVQRFAERCPSIKDVIAAFRQLADDDEHIMQREAITRLLGLYYQVLPQQALEEQFDVSVALTAALARSEAHDEVQSETSELRSVELINLLNIARLSTGMKWFNKQGGLAHTPIVTLLRIHARNTRDARVRELLQHILVENDVLNSFSDGGRASPLDALVASFTNFVENSTVWEFLDESLQRAVRKPVKYLDDLIALSPGKQDASVDGRPDTPSLLTAVILEQASFVVAKIDAEGESRIAWAELFLQLLRQTTDESKALDKLTKAVNKTPGWKPPKSKIDLTALLEKVVLGKDAADAEVEQLPADDSHVVPQLSFSTLPSEPTRHPELTRWNQKDLDMAIEDGDISALFLDLCSSESDIRRQALTQLIKLKLQLRSDSTYGNSAQLSLLVGEVAETFEQHYLPSNTALPYIAGTFAVRVLQVQIQPQHFMYPKVNRFLIRGPEWRVGKLPGYWLSTTTLSLPEEDDAYWKEVQWVLDWILDGLRTTADLDILRRGDVFEKVLALWHSPGAIPHKNVRERISELVNRAACLPGGSDVLVTRTGALSWLDIAAQLGETRSGSLRSLVKQTSSQERLSTWAAVEV, encoded by the coding sequence ATGTCTAAGCGCGAAAGACAGCAGGACGAAGACGATAGACCACCAAAGCGACCGCGACCGGATCATCAGCCAGTGCAGACACAAGAGGTCACATTCGCGCGACAACTGCAGGATTTCCTCGTCTTTCGTCAGGACGGGATCCAACAATTGAGGAATGGCATCGCCTCCTTCAAACTGTTCCTCGAGAGCATCTTGTATCACAAAGAAGAGGACAACCGGGGCCGTCAAATCTCCATACTTCGCGAGTACCTCGAGAAGCAAAAGCCAGCCGATGCGACCGACTTAGAACATCCATTCTTGTCGCAGTTGTGGCAAGCATGGTCCTTCGCCAATCAGAACAATCACGATTCTCTGGCATCCTCCGTCAGTGCGGCTCTTGCGCTACTTTTGAAGACTCTGTCCGGCATCCTCGACCTTCGCGAGCACGGCCTGCTGTTATGCCGGACGGTACTTCAGAACCAACATCTACGGCTGGTCAAACGCTGCCTAGACGCGCCGAAGCATAAGGACTTTGTGATCTCGCCATCATTGCGGCTTCTTACAGAAGTCGTCAGCTTTGACGGTGGCGTCTCGGCAAGAGAGCTGTACAAGCGCAGAGAGCAGACCTTCGATACGCGTACACTTCGACGACTTCTTAGCCTGGTGAAGCTGGATTTCCCCGAAGACGAAGCGCGGCGGAAGCCAGCTGTCAGGACGCTTGCCTTGAGATATGTGTTAGCACTGTTCAAGTATCTACACGAAGGCGGCAAGGCCGATGTGTTGAAAGATAAACCGCTATGTGGCGCACTATTCCAGCACATACAAGACGATCCAGCCGAGCTAGTCACTGACTTGCTCTCCACAATCGAACAGAATGTGCTCAGAGATGAAGCAATCCCTCGCTCAGCAAAGGCGTCTCTACTGACATCACGAAATCTCGAACGAATCACTACAATCGCTAGTCAGGCTCCAGAGGAGCATCAAGCGGCTGACAGAGCCTTCGACTGGCTTCGATCAGTTTGTACCACACCCAAGTATGGGATTCTGAGGCACAGCGGCTGGTATCCGCCCGGCACAACCACATCTGCTGTGTCTAAGTCAAGCACGAGCATCGATCTTGGCCTGGACAGCTTGGAATTCTACGACCGCGAAGAAGCGATCAATCTGAGAAACACCACCTTGCTCTCATGGACTTCCACACTACATGCCCATAACAATGAGCGTGAAAGAGGCCTGCTCTTAGCTTGTTTCACGGCCGCACCAGAGCTTGTCGCGCCGTACTTTGGTGAGAAGACGATGCAATTGGACCCGAAGCTTTCCAATACGTGGGTCGGATACGCTTCTCTCATGTTTGAAGTCGTGGCTTTGCCAGTGCCTGAGCACCTCGGAGCAGGCGATGACTGGGCCGACCTGCCTCCGCAGACCGCAATTGTGCTTGAGAGTCTTATTCCTCGACCACTGACACAGAAGATATTGGTTCGATGCTTGAACCAGAACCATGACTTGGTAGCTTTCTTTGCGACACGGATCCTGATTTTGGCCCTCGAGAAGGTCCAGGTCGTGATCAAGGACATTGGCAGACATCCGAACGGTGGTCACCAGAACATCTGGAACGAAGCCTTGGAGAGACTCGTACAACGATTCGCCGAGCGATGTCCCAGCATCAAGGACGTTATTGCAGCGTTCCGACAACTGGCCGATGATGACGAGCATATCATGCAGCGTGAGGCAATCACAAGACTGCTGGGTCTCTACTACCAAGTTCTGCCGCAACAGGCGTTAGAAGAGCAATTCGACGTTTCTGTTGCGCTGACCGCGGCACTAGCGCGTAGCGAGGCTCATGATGAAGTGCAGTCCGAGACATCGGAGCTACGGTCTGTCGAGCTGATCAACCTTCTCAATATTGCCAGGCTCAGCACTGGTATGAAATGGTTCAACAAACAAGGTGGCCTGGCACATACACCTATTGTGACTCTGCTCAGGATCCATGCGCGGAACACGCGCGACGCTCGCGTACGAGAGCTTCTTCAGCACATACTCGTTGAAAACGATGTTCTCAACAGCTTCAGCGATGGCGGGCGCGCATCGCCCCTTGATGCTTTAGTCGCTAGCTTCACTAACTTCGTCGAGAATAGCACTGTCTGGGAGTTCCTGGATGAGTCTCTTCAGCGAGCGGTGCGCAAGCCAGTCAAGTACCTAGACGACCTAATTGCTCTGAGTCCAGGAAAGCAAGATGCATCAGTAGATGGCAGACCTGATACGCCAAGCTTACTCACTGCTGTCATCTTGGAACAAGCCTCTTTCGTTGTCGCAAAAATCGATGCAGAGGGCGAGTCCAGGATCGCATGGGCCGAACTTTTCCTGCAACTTTTGCGACAGACTACAGACGAGAGCAAAGCACTAGACAAGCTTACAAAGGCTGTCAACAAGACACCTGGGTGGAAGCCGCCAAAGAGCAAGATCGATCTGACTGCCTTgctagagaaggtcgtgcTCGGCAAAGACGCAGCTGACGCTGAAGTTGAGCAACTTCCTGCGGATGACAGCCATGTCGTCCCTCAATTGTCATTTTCGACACTTCCAAGTGAGCCAACACGGCATCCTGAACTCACCAGATGGAACCAGAAAGACCTGGATATGGCGATCGAGGACGGGGACATTAGTGCCCTGTTCCTTGACTTGTGCTCCTCGGAAAGCGACATCAGGAGACAGGCTCTGACGCAACTGATCAAGCTAAAGCTCCAGCTACGGTCAGACAGCACCTACGGGAATAGTGCACAGCTTTCACTCCTTGTAGGCGAAGTTGCCGAGACATTCGAGCAACACTACCTTCCTTCCAACACCGCACTACCGTACATCGCCGGCACTTTTGCTGTTCGGGTTCTACAAGTCCAAATTCAGCCACAGCATTTCATGTACCCGAAGGTGAATCGTTTCCTCATTCGTGGTCCAGAGTGGCGTGTCGGCAAACTTCCTGGCTACTGGCTGTCGACTACGACTCTCAGTTTACCGGAAGAGGATGATGCATACTGGAAGGAAGTGCAATGGGTCCTCGATTGGATCCTCGACGGCCTTCGCACGACGGCAGATCTCGACATCCTGAGACGTGGGGATGTCTTCGAGAAGGTGTTGGCGTTATGGCACTCACCTGGCGCCATACCACACAAGAATGTCCGTGAGAGGATCTCAGAGCTGGTAAACCGTGCGGCGTGTTTGCCAGGTGGAAGCGATGTTCTTGTGACACGCACTGGTGCACTCAGCTGGTTGGATATCGCTGCACAGCTTGGTGAGACCCGAAGCGGCAGCTTACGAAGTCTTGTGAAGCAGACTTCCAGTCAAGAACGACTGTCGACCTGGGCAGCCGTGGAGGTATAA